One segment of Oscillospiraceae bacterium MB08-C2-2 DNA contains the following:
- the modA gene encoding molybdate ABC transporter substrate-binding protein, which yields MKQARVYLSIILMFAMLLVQGCSNNTPTPSSAPESAISAEPFSSEDSPEPVEIQVFAAASLTESLTAIQKLYQAKAPEVTLVFNFDSSGTLKTQIESGAQADLFISAAQKQMAGLEEGDYLLTETRKDLLVNKVVMIVPEGSDKGITGFEDASTDKVELIALGNSDVPVGQYAQEIYTSLGSWDQIYAKASLGTNVKEVLSQVESASVDCGVVYATDATTASGITVVAEAPAGSHSPVVYPAAVLKTTASREAAQAFLEYLTSPEAMAEFEAVGFTAAS from the coding sequence ATGAAACAAGCTCGTGTATATCTGAGTATAATTCTTATGTTCGCCATGCTGCTGGTGCAGGGATGCTCCAACAACACGCCCACTCCATCCTCAGCCCCAGAAAGCGCCATCTCTGCCGAGCCATTTTCATCGGAAGATTCCCCTGAACCGGTAGAGATACAGGTTTTTGCAGCAGCCAGCCTGACCGAATCGCTAACTGCCATTCAAAAACTATATCAGGCAAAGGCACCAGAGGTTACACTTGTATTCAATTTTGATTCCAGCGGTACATTGAAAACGCAGATCGAATCAGGTGCACAGGCTGATCTATTTATTTCAGCCGCACAAAAACAAATGGCCGGATTGGAGGAAGGCGACTATCTGCTGACAGAAACCCGCAAGGATTTGTTGGTAAACAAAGTGGTTATGATTGTGCCGGAAGGTTCCGACAAAGGCATTACCGGCTTTGAGGATGCTTCTACCGATAAAGTAGAGCTGATTGCACTGGGCAACTCGGATGTTCCGGTGGGGCAATACGCACAGGAAATCTACACTTCATTAGGCTCATGGGATCAAATTTACGCCAAAGCCTCTTTGGGTACCAATGTAAAAGAGGTTCTCTCACAGGTAGAAAGCGCCTCAGTAGATTGTGGTGTTGTTTATGCCACAGACGCCACTACTGCCAGCGGCATTACAGTTGTGGCAGAAGCACCGGCCGGGAGCCATTCCCCGGTAGTCTACCCAGCCGCCGTGCTTAAGACAACCGCTTCCCGTGAGGCCGCACAGGCATTTTTGGAATATCTGACAAGTCCGGAAGCTATGGCAGAATTTGAAGCGGTGGGCTTTACCGCAGCCTCCTGA
- the modB gene encoding molybdate ABC transporter permease subunit → MDWFPLWNSLRISAISTIITFFLGLFCAHWIAKAPRIAKSILDTVLTLPLILPPTVIGFFILVTVGPKGPIGLLLRSWVDYTVTMKWQASVIAVVIVTFPLMYRTARGAFEHFDQRLFHAGQTLGLTNFYIFWRIVMPNCRQGILAGTVLAFARGLGEYGATSMVSGYIANRTATISTTVAYYWQTNQEGEAYRWVLLNLLISFSVMVSINFLEKRQKNPLRSYTQETV, encoded by the coding sequence ATGGATTGGTTTCCACTCTGGAATTCTCTGCGGATTTCCGCGATTTCCACTATTATTACATTTTTTCTAGGGCTATTCTGCGCCCACTGGATTGCCAAAGCCCCCCGTATTGCGAAAAGCATTCTGGATACGGTGCTCACGCTTCCCTTGATATTGCCGCCTACTGTCATCGGCTTCTTTATTTTGGTTACCGTAGGCCCCAAAGGGCCGATTGGGTTGCTGCTCCGCTCTTGGGTTGACTACACAGTGACCATGAAATGGCAAGCCTCTGTCATTGCCGTGGTGATCGTGACCTTTCCTCTGATGTACCGCACTGCACGGGGCGCTTTTGAACACTTTGACCAGAGATTGTTCCATGCGGGGCAAACACTGGGGTTAACGAATTTTTACATATTTTGGCGCATTGTGATGCCCAACTGCCGGCAGGGAATTTTGGCCGGAACTGTCTTGGCCTTTGCACGAGGGCTGGGTGAATACGGTGCCACAAGCATGGTATCGGGCTACATTGCCAATCGCACAGCCACCATTTCCACAACAGTAGCCTATTATTGGCAGACCAATCAGGAGGGAGAAGCCTATCGCTGGGTGCTGCTAAACCTATTGATTTCTTTTTCCGTAATGGTGAGCATCAATTTTTTAGAAAAGCGGCAGAAAAATCCGCTCAGGTCATACACACAAGAAACTGTTTGA
- a CDS encoding ATP-binding cassette domain-containing protein produces the protein MSLIVDIKKSFGQFVLCIAFEANNGIHAFLGASGCGKSLTLQCIAGIITPDEGHIILDGITLFDSKKKINLSPQQRRAGLLFQSYALFPNMTVEQNIKLGMRNRRKTIRDGSTVELIKMLCLEGLENHYPSQLSGGQQQRVALARMLAPEPRILMLDEPFSALDSYLRWQLEQDVGAVLRSFSGTTLFVSHNRDEVYRMCDYITVVSKGKVSISDEKWALFGHPRTHAAALLTGCKNISPAERIDEYTVLAKDWGITLRSAAPVSKETCFVGIRAKQIQLCGDQEVDNIFQCQVGSFIEDTFSYIRMLRPTFDACRQIRWECSKEQPLGQDAHSVKIYIEPEHVLLLTD, from the coding sequence ATGTCACTGATCGTCGACATTAAAAAGAGTTTCGGGCAGTTTGTATTGTGCATTGCCTTTGAGGCGAACAACGGTATTCATGCTTTTTTGGGGGCATCCGGCTGTGGAAAGAGCCTCACACTGCAATGCATTGCGGGAATCATAACACCCGATGAAGGCCATATTATTCTCGACGGGATTACACTGTTTGACTCCAAAAAAAAGATCAATCTTTCCCCGCAGCAGCGCAGAGCGGGCCTTCTGTTCCAGAGCTATGCCCTTTTCCCCAATATGACAGTGGAACAGAACATTAAGCTGGGTATGAGAAACAGGCGAAAAACAATCCGTGATGGGAGCACTGTGGAACTCATTAAAATGCTGTGTTTAGAAGGGCTGGAAAACCACTATCCCTCTCAGCTTTCCGGTGGACAGCAGCAGAGGGTGGCACTGGCCCGCATGCTGGCACCAGAACCCCGCATCTTAATGCTGGATGAACCGTTTTCTGCTTTGGATAGCTATCTGCGCTGGCAGCTGGAACAGGATGTGGGAGCGGTGCTGCGGAGCTTTTCCGGAACTACACTGTTTGTTTCCCATAATCGGGATGAGGTCTATCGTATGTGCGATTATATCACTGTTGTATCAAAGGGCAAAGTCAGCATCAGTGATGAAAAATGGGCTTTGTTTGGCCATCCCCGTACCCATGCAGCGGCATTGCTTACCGGCTGCAAAAACATTTCACCAGCGGAAAGAATTGATGAATATACTGTATTGGCCAAGGATTGGGGCATAACGCTTCGTTCAGCCGCCCCTGTCTCCAAGGAAACATGTTTTGTTGGAATAAGGGCCAAGCAAATCCAACTTTGTGGCGATCAGGAAGTGGACAATATATTCCAATGCCAAGTTGGCTCTTTTATTGAGGATACTTTTAGTTATATTCGTATGCTGCGGCCCACTTTTGATGCTTGCCGGCAGATCCGCTGGGAGTGCAGTAAAGAGCAGCCTTTAGGGCAGGATGCACATTCGGTAAAGATTTACATTGAGCCGGAACACGTGCTGCTGTTGACAGACTGA
- a CDS encoding helix-turn-helix transcriptional regulator, with product MEDLLTAQETAEILKVKKSTVYEMIKRGDLPSHKIGKQLRIRQEDVQNLFAPTPPLSSTLPQEPVFMRPASPLASRPTTQLETFVLCGQDVALDLIAGELSIQPGMPQALRSQKGSYNGLVDLYRGHAQAATAHLWDEQTGTYNLPYIQKLLPATDAVVVRLFGRTVGFYTAEGNPRNLRRWEDLRQPGLVLANREPGGGMRVLLDEKLRTLHLSSDSLDGYYTPRSSHLSVAGAVASGEAHVGLGIGRTAQQVRGVEFVPLQREWYDLVFLARQQDEMPFRVMLDFISSERFMLELSPLGDYDFSETGRIFRV from the coding sequence ATGGAAGACTTGTTAACCGCACAAGAAACGGCTGAGATCCTGAAGGTAAAGAAAAGTACAGTTTATGAGATGATTAAGCGTGGGGATTTGCCATCCCACAAAATAGGCAAACAGCTGCGTATTCGGCAGGAGGATGTGCAGAACCTGTTTGCGCCTACTCCCCCACTCTCTTCCACCTTGCCGCAGGAGCCTGTTTTCATGCGCCCCGCTTCACCACTGGCCTCTCGCCCGACTACTCAGCTAGAGACCTTTGTTCTCTGCGGGCAGGATGTGGCACTGGATTTAATCGCCGGTGAACTCTCCATTCAACCCGGCATGCCACAAGCGCTTCGTTCCCAAAAGGGAAGCTATAACGGGTTGGTGGATTTGTACCGTGGGCATGCCCAAGCCGCTACCGCCCATTTATGGGACGAACAAACAGGAACCTATAACCTGCCCTATATTCAAAAGCTGTTGCCCGCCACCGATGCTGTTGTTGTGCGCTTGTTTGGCCGCACTGTCGGATTTTATACCGCCGAAGGGAACCCACGGAATCTGCGCAGATGGGAAGATTTGCGGCAACCCGGTTTGGTATTGGCTAACCGGGAACCGGGAGGTGGAATGCGGGTTTTGCTGGATGAAAAACTTCGCACACTGCACCTATCGTCCGATTCCCTTGATGGATACTATACGCCTAGAAGTTCGCATCTTTCGGTGGCCGGGGCAGTGGCTTCGGGAGAAGCTCATGTGGGGTTGGGCATCGGGCGTACTGCACAGCAGGTTCGTGGGGTGGAATTTGTGCCCCTGCAACGGGAATGGTATGATTTGGTGTTTTTGGCTCGTCAGCAAGATGAAATGCCTTTCCGGGTGATGCTGGATTTTATTTCTTCTGAGCGGTTTATGCTGGAGCTGTCTCCTCTAGGCGATTACGACTTTTCGGAAACCGGACGTATTTTTCGGGTATGA